TTATTTTTATTCATATATTGTAATACATTTGTTTGGACATTTTTCACAAGCAGTCTTTAATAATTCTAAATCAAATTCCTTGCCGTGAACTTCTTTAGATAGGAAGTTATCCATTTCAAATGCTTCTGGATAAGTTTTCGCACAGATTGTACAACCTATACAAGAGTTAGAGCAATTTGCTCTAGCATCTTTGCCCTTGTCATGTGAAGAACAAAGAACAACTTGTTTTTGTGAAAATGGTACAAGTTCGATAATATTTTTTGGACAAACTTCTACGCACTTGCCACAGGCAACGCACTTATCTCTGTCTACAAGAGCTACACCATCGTGAACATGGATTGCATCAAAAGGACATGCTTTTTCACAGGTACCACAACCGATACATCCATAGTTACAAGCTTTTTTACCTCCAAATAAGGCAATCTGTGCTCTACAATCGTCTAGACCTTGGTATTGGTACTTATCAACTGCTGCTTCATTTGTACCATTACATTTTACTACTGCTACTTTTCTATCGTCAGCTGCAACTGGCTCAACGCCCATTGCCTCTGCTACTGCTGCTGTTGTATTTGGTCCACCTATAGCACATCCGTTGACTGGAGCTTCACCCTTGGCTATAGCTGCTGCCAAACCATCACAACCTGGAAAACCACAAGCACCACAGTTAGCACCTGGAAGTGCATCTCTGACTGCTGCTTCTGTTACGGATTTTTCAACATGAAACTTGCTTGATACAAATCCTAGGGCAACTGCAAAGATAAAGCCCATTATAGCAAGTATTATTACTGGTAATAATAAATTTCCCATTTTTACCTCCTATGCTAAACCTGCAAAGCCCATGAAGGCTATAGCCATTAGACCTAGGGTTATTAGGGATATTGGTGCTCCCTTAAATGCCTTAGGCATATTATTGTATTCGATTTTTTCTCTTAGGTAGGCCAAAATCATAATCGCAATCATAAAACCGATTGATGCTGCAAAAGCATATACGGTTGCTTGAAGCAAATTATATGATTTGTCTATTGTTTTGATAGCTACACCCAAAACAACGCAGTTTGTTGTTATAAGTGGTAGGTAAACACCCAATGCTCCGTATAATGATGGCATTGATTTTTTCATAACTGTTTCTACTGATTGTACTAAGGTTGCTATAACCAAAATGAAAACTACAGTTTGTAAATATTGTACGTTGAATGCTTCTAGTATGTAGTATTGGATAAACCAAGTTATAATTGTTGCAAGAACTATAACGAATATTACCGCATAACCCATACCTCTAGCTGTTTCTACCTTGCTTGTTACACCTAGGGTTGGGCATATACCAAGGAATTGTCCTAAAACGTAGTTTGATACAAATATAGTTGCTATTATAATTTTAATTAATTCTGCCATAATAACTCCTATTTTCCTTTCTTATCTGCTATTGCATGGTAAGCTGCAAAGATCATACCCAATACAATAAATGATGATGCTGGTTGTTGCATAAATCCTATTGTATATTGTTCTGGAATAATACCTACACCAAATAATGATCCAGCTCCTAGTAATTCTCTAAAGAAGGCTAGGATTGAAATAGCTATTGTATAACCCAATCCTTGGCTGATACCATCTACTATTGATGGAATAGGACCATTTTGTGATGCAAAACCCTCAGCACGGGCAAGGATTATACAGTTAACTACTATAAGTGGTATAAAGATACCCAAACTCTTGTCAAGGGCTGGCGCATAAGCTTTGATCAACATCTGAACTATGGTTACAAATCCTGCTATAACTACTATAAATGCTGGGATTCTGATCTCATCTGATATAAAGTTACGAAGTAATGATATAACAAGGTTACTCATCACAAGTACAAATGTAACTGATGCACCCATACCAACAGCATTTGTCAAAGATGAAGATATGGCAAGGACTGAACACATACCAACCATCTGTACAAGTACAGGGTTGTTTTTTATAATACCATCAGCAAAAATTTTACCATAATTTACTTTTGGTTTTGATTTATTTTGTTTTTCCATTTATATCTCCTAATTCAAGCTAGAAAGAACTTCTCTGGCATCATTGATACCCCTTAGGATAGTAGTAGTTGAAATTGTAGCACCAGAGATGCCAACTATTTCATTTTCTCCACCAGATGCAGAAGCCTTTACTTCCTTATCCATATTTACTCCAACCATTCCCTCTTTGAAATAGTCTTGTTCCATTTCAGCACCAAAACCGGCACTTTCAGATTGTTGAAGTGGAGCAAAGCCTGTGATATTGTGGTCAGCATCGACACCTATTAAGTATTCGATGGCACCACCGTAACCACCTGGAGATAAGATTTGAAATACATATCCATCACCATTTGCACCACTTGCCTTGTATACTTTTTCTATGGTGTCTGGTTTTTCAACATCTACCTCTTCGTAACTATCCGCCTGATAAACTACAGCCAAGGACTCTTGCAATTCTTCTTGCTGACGAGCTTGTATTATAGGTTGAGTCTTATTATTAGTAAAGGCTAAGGCAAGAGCTGTTACTGATGTGATTAAAAGTAATTTTATACCTAATTTTAAACTATTGTTCATTTTTAGCTCCTTTTTTTACCTTTGGTTTTCCAAAAATTCTTGCTCTTGTGTGTTCTTCAATCACTGGTACAAGAAGGTTCATCAAAAGTATTGAATAAGAAACACCTTCTGGATATCCACCCTTGACTCTTATAATAGCTGTGAGCAAACCACAACCACATGCAAAAACATATTGACCTTTTATAGTCATTGGAGCTGTTGTGTAGTCTGTAGCCATAAAGAATGCTCCAAGGATTAGACCACCTGACAAAATATTTCTTAGTAGGTAATCAGCGCTAACTTCAACTTTAAAGATAGCACCAAATATAGCTAAAAATACAACTGTAGCTACTATATATGTACCTGGAATTCTAATATGAATTACTTTTCTAATAAGTAGGTAGCAAGCACCTATTAATAAGGCTAGTGTACTAATTTCACCTATACAACCTGGTATATTACCTAGGAAAAGATCCATCATATTGTATGTTTCTGGACTAGATAGTGGGGTTGCTTGGGTAACCATTGATACATCGCTTACTGTTTTAAGTGTAGCAACTCTATTTGCTGGAACAAATTTTGTCATTGTATCTGACCAAGAAGCCATCAAAAATGCTCTCGCTGCAAGTGCTGGGTTTACTATGTTTTGACCTATACCACCAAAAAACATTTTACAAACTATAATAGCAAACATAGCTCCAATTACCAATTGCCATACTGGCAAAGTAAATGGTACGTTATATGCCAAGAGTAAACCTGTAACAACAGCAGATAAGTCTTTGACTGTATTTTCTTTCTTTACTGCTTTGTTAAAAACTGTTTCAGCTAATACACAAGTGATTACAGAAGCAAGTATCAAAACTAGGGCCCTATAACCAAAGAAGTAAACACCAACAAGTCCAGCTGGGATTAGTGCTATAATTACATCAAGCATATCCTTGCTAACTGTTCTTTTGCTCCTAACATGTGGAGAAGCTGTTACCAATAATTGTTTATTTTCCATAATCTCCTCCTATTTTCCTGCCTGTCTTATTTGTCTTTTCGCAAACTTTATAGCCTCTACTAGTGGTCTATTTGATGGACAAACAAATGAGCATGACCCACACTCTATACAGTCAAGAGCTCCTTCATTGTCTGCTTTTTCAAACCTACCTTCAAGAGCAAATTTATGTATATAGTTTGGTAATAAGAATACTGGGCAAGCGCTTACGCATCTACCACATCTGATACATGGATAAGGATCATCTATAAATGCATCTTCACTGTCAAATACTAATACACAGTTGCTTGATTTTTCTATAGGTTTTGTTAGGTCAGGTTGGGCAATACCACACATTGGACCGCCGTTTATAACCTTAGCTATCTCTTCTGCTCCACCGGCTTCTTCGATAAGGTCTCCAAAAGTTATACCTATCCTTACCCTCATATTTGTAGGATTTTTGACCGTTTTACCAGTAACTGTCACTATTCTTTCGTATAGTGGTTTGTCCATATATAGGGCTTCATAAATAGCATTGACTGTAGAAATATTTGATACTATAGCTCCTACATCCATTGGCAATCCACCAGATGGTACTTCCCTGTCTAGGATTGCATTTATAAGTCTTTTTTCATCACCTTGTGGATATTTTGTTTTCATGCTAACAACTTTGATATTTGCACCAAAATTATTTTCTTTTGCAAAATCTGCCAAGGCTTGGGTCATAGTTTTGTAAGCTTCTGGCTTATTGTCTTCTATAGCTATCACACCATCTTTGGCATCAACTGCCTTTAGGGCTTGGATAAGTCCCTTGATTATGTGCAATGGATAGTTTTTCATTATGTAGTCATCACATGTTATGTAAGGCTCGCACTCAGCTCCATTGACAATTACAGTATCTACTGGTTTGTTAGGCGAATATTTTATATGGGCTGGAAATGCTGCACCACCCATACCTACGATTCCTGCTTCTCTAATTTTAGCAACGATTTCTTCCTTGTTAAGATCTACACTTTCTTTTTCTGTATAGGTCTTTTCTTGGTCAAAACCTTCAGTATCGATGACTACTGCTTGGGCGTTTTTGCCTGAAGCTGTTTGTATATCGATAATGTCTTTTACAGTTCCTGCTACTGAGGAATGTATGTTTGCTGAGAAGTTGCCGACTGCTTGACCGATCATATCACCAACAGCGACTTCATCTTTCTTCTTTACGATACATTTGCTAGGTGCCCCTATATGTTGGGTTAATGGAATAGTTACTAGCTTTGGAATAGCTGCTATATGCAAGCTGCTATTTTCAGAAAGCTCTTTGTATTCTTCCATAACAACACCGTGGGCAAATGTCACAGTATTAGCTGCCATAAAACTCTCCTTTTTAAAATATTTCATCATTTGATACTTCTATTATAAATTATTTTGCAAAATTTCTCAATACCTATCTGATATTTGTTGAAATATCTTCAATAAATCTCATAAAATTGTCAAATGATAATTGCTTTAGATCAGACAATTGCTTCTTGCTTGGCAATCCATTTTTGTAGAATTTTTTATATACATCATAATTTGCATCAATCCTTATGACATATTGCCTTGTTTCCTTAAAAGGTATGTCCAAGACATTTGGATTTACAGGATCGATTGTCCCATCTTTGATCCACTTATCTACATTGCCAACCCCACCATTGTAGGCTGCAAGAGCCAAATCTCTATTATTATAATACCTATACAAGTAGTCATAATATGCGACTCCTAGGTCTAGGTTATAATCAACATCACTTAGTTTGTCTGGGAAAAACTCCATATTTGTAAGCTCAGCTGCATGAGAAGCTGTTTCATCCAATAGCTGCATCAAACCCTTGGCATTTTTGTCAGATTGGGCATCTTTTTGAAAATCAGATTCTACTTTTATTATTGATGCTGTGAGCAATGGATCTATATTATATTTTTCAGAATATTTATAAATTTCATCTTGGTAGGAAATTTTTGTCCTGGATGTTTGGTAGGCAATCGCCCCATAGGCCACCGCTAAAAGTAGTATTATGGCTAGGAGTATAAAACCTATAGCCTTACCAATTCCTTTTATCACTTTCATAAAATCTTCTCCGCTTTTAAAATTGTTTTGATATTTTTCTTCAAATCCACAAGTGTCTCATTATTTTTTATAATAATCTCATCTGTATCCCTTTCGTCTACAAGGTCTTCCTGCTTATTTATTTTTTCTATAGCATAGGAATGGTCTATATCATCCCTAGATGCAAGTCTTTGGGCCTGGATATGTTTGTCACTTTCGACAAAAATAACCTTGTCAGCCCTAAACCTGATTGGCATCTGATAGTATAGGGGGATTTCTATAAAGACATAGGGATCTTTGGTTTTTTCTATCTCATTTTCTATGGTTTTTATAATATTTGGGTGGGTGATTTTATTTAATTTATCCATAAGTTTTGGATCAGAAAAAATCAATTTGGCCAAGACTTTTTTATCTAAAATATCCCCATGAAAAACCTGGCTAAAGTCTGGATCATTTTTTATTGCATTAAAATTGTCTCCACCCTTTTCTAGGAGTTTTTTGTTTACCTTATCAGAATCTATGACCTTAAAACCCAGATCTCTAATGATCTGACTGACAGTAGACTTGCCAGATCCTATACTGCCAGTTATCACTATCCTACTTGGATTCATACATGCTATCTCCATAATCAATATCTACTAAAAGATCTACCTTTAGGCTTGCCGCTGACTCCATGCAGTCTTTTAAAATCTCCATAGCTTTTTTTCTGTCATCCTTGCCTGCTTCTAGGATGATCTCATCATGGATTTGTAAAATTATCCTAGCATCAAGTTTTTCTTCCCTTAGCTTTTCGTAAGTTTTTATCATGGCAATTTTTATAATATCAGCTGCAGTACCTTGGATAGGTGTATTTAATGCCACCCTTTCACCAAAACTTCTAACATTAAAATTTTTCGAATTTATCTCTGGTATATACCTTCTTCTTTTGAACAAACTTTCTATATAACCTTGTTTTTTGGCAAGTTTTACCACATCGTCCATGTATTTTTTGATCTGTGGGTAGGATTTTTTATAATTGTCTATATAGTCCTTGGCTTGTTTTCTAGGTATATTTAGGTTTTGTGACAAACCGTAGTCGCTTATGCCATAAATTATCCCAAAATTAACTGCTTTAGCCTCTGATCTTTGGAGTTTTGTGACCTCATCTAGGGGAGTTTTGAAAACTTCTGATGCAGTTTGGCTGTGGATGTCAATCCCGTGGTTGAAGGCATCTTGCATATTTTTATCATCAGATAGGCTTGCCAAAATCCTTAGCTCAATCTGTGAGTAGTCAGCATCTATTAAAATCTTGCCCTGGTCAGCTTTGAAGGCCTTTCTGATAAGTCTGCCCTCATCGGTTTTTATAGGCAAGTTTTGTAGGTTAGGCTCCTGGCTAGAAAGCCTACCTGTTGATGCAATATTTTGTCTAAATGTAGATCTGATCCTGCCATCATCATCAATTGCATTTTCTAATCCCTCAATATATGTCGAACGAAGTTTGTAAACTTCCCTATATCTTTCGATTTTTTCTATTATAGGGTGCTTGTCCCTGAGCTTGTCCAAAACTTGTTGGTTAGTAGAAAATCCCGTTTTAGTTTTTTTGATAACAGGTAATTCTAGGTCCTTAAACAAAACCTCTCCCAATTGTTTTGGAGAATTTATATTAAATTCAGATCCAGCTAGTTCATAAATTTCCTTGCTAATTTCTTCTATTTGCTTATCAAGGTCTGCTTTTAATTCCTCTAAAACATCCCTATCTGTAGAAAAACCTACAATTTCCATAGAGGCCAAGACCCTGGTGAGTTTCTTTTCTATTTCTTCATAGAGATTTAGCATTTCGTATTCCGCTAATTGTTTTTCGACCTTTTCCAAACTATCTTCGATAGCATTGATATTGGCAGATATAAAGGCTGCCAAATCTTTTTGGTCAATATCCTCATAATTTTTTGTCTTTGCGCCCTTGCCAATGATAGATTCTTCATTATCAACCTCATAGGTCAGATATGATTGACTTAGGGTTTTGATATCATAAGATGACCTTGAAGGATCTATGAGATAATGCATAAGCATGACATCATCATAGTTTTCCTCTAAGTCAATTCCAAGCTTATTTAGTAGGACCATATCAGCCTTTATATCAAAACTTACTTTTTTTATGGTTGGGTCTTCAAAAATCTTTTTAAAATCTTTTATGAAATCATTATTAGGGTCTAATATATAAACTTCAGTATCTTTTGTCTTTATTCCAAGCTTAAAAATCTCTGAATGTATATAATTATCCCCATTATAAATAGATTTGAAGAAAAAGACCTTATTTTTTTCTATAGATTTTATGAGATCATCATATGAACCATCAGTTTTATAGGAAAAATCTTTTACTTCTTGTTTAGTTCCCTCACCGTCGATTTCTTCTAGAAATTTATTAAAATTGTACTTGGAGAATTTTTCCTTGAGTCCATCATAATCTACCTCACCAATGGCCAAATCATCATAGTCAAACTCTACTGGTGCATTGGTGACAATAGTACCTATTTTTTTTGACATGTAGGCTACAGTTTCACCATTTTCTAGGTTCTCTTTTGTTTTTTTGCCAGAAATCTCATCAAGGTTTTCATAAAGACCCTCAATAGATCCGTACTTTTGGATAAAGTCTAGGGCTCTTTTTTCGCCAATACCATCAACTCCTGGTATATTGTCTGACTTATCCCCCATAAGGCCCTTGACGTCTATAAGCTGTTTTGGACTTATCCCGTATTCTTCTTTTATTTTTTCAACAGTATATTCTACAGTATCGGAAACACCTTTTTTGGTCAGATATACAACCACATTATCATCTACAAGCTGGAGGTAGTCCCTATCTCCAGTTATAAGTACAGCCTTATCTCCCTTTTCTTGGGCCATCTGGGCGTAGGTACCTACTATATCATCAGCTTCAAAACCATCTAGGTCTGTATGCTTGATCCCCATAGAATCCAAAATATCTTTTAAAATCCCAAATTGGTAGGAAAGCTCATTTGGAGTCTTGTCCCTATTGGCCTTGTAGTCCTTGAAATGTTCATTTCTAAAAGTCTTTGATGACCTATCAAAGGCCACTAAAACATAATCTGGTTTATATTTATCAAAGGCATTTTTGTACATGGTCAAAAAACCATATACGCCATTTGTCATCACTCCGTCATTGTTGGTCAAATTTGGAAGGGCAAAAAAGGCCCTAAAAATCAAAGATGATCCATCAATCAACATTACAGTTTTGCTCATCGTTTCTCCTTAAATTAATCAAATATCATAGATATCCTATCTTATAGTATAACGTATTTCACGAAATTTTTAAAGAAAAAAGGAAATATTACAAGAATATTTCCTTAACTATATTAATTATCAAATTTCTTTTTTATCTTCTCTATATATTCAGTGTCTATCCACTCTTCACTGTAGCCACAATCTCCACATAGGTACCTATCAACAGGGACTGCTGATTTTATAGATATACCTACCATAATATTATTGCCAGTACCATAGGCTCCAGCATAACCAGGTATTTTGATAATATCACTTGACCCACACTTTGGACATTTATTAGTATTTTTCATAAATTTCTCCTTATAAAATAATATACTAGAATATTTTTTGCCTACAAATTATAATAGAGAGTATGAAATGTTGGAAAAATATAATAGCTAAGACATATATAATCCTGGGATTGAAAAAGTGATCTTGCAAAATAGATAAATCTATTCCGCTGATCAGCTTTCTAACTTTACATATTTAATTCACTTAACTTACCATTTTTCAAAACAAGAACTTGGTCAGACAATATATCTATATCTTCCTTATTGTGGGAAGTGATAAGCATTGTTGATCCGCTATTTCTAACGTAAGACTTAATTATTTCCCTAAGTTCTACTACTCCTTCGTGATCCATACTATTAAAGGGTTCATCAAGGAGCAAGAGTTTCGGTTTCTCCATAAGAGCCTGGGCTATACCTAGTCTTTGAAGAATGCCTAGGGAATAATTTTTTACCTTTACATCCTTATCTTGATATAAGGATACCTCTTTTAAAATCTCTTCAATATCTGCCTTGGTGATTTTCTTTTTAATAGCAGTTAATTGGTCTAAGTTTTCAAATCCTGTTAGGTTTGGTAAAAATCCTGGATGTTCAATTAGTAAACCCAAGTCAGCTGGTATAGCTCCATTTTTTCCAACCACTGTTTTATTAACTATAATTTTACCAGAAGATGCTTTCATTAAGCCTGAAATCAACTTAAATAAAACACTCTTTCAACACCCATTTGTTCCGACAATTCCATATATTTTACAAGCTTTAAAATTATAGGAAATATCATCTATTACTTTCTTATTCCCAAAAGCTTTGGATACATTTTCTAACCTTATTAGGTCCATAGTCTCCCCTCCTTACTCATTCTGATACTGCTTACTTACCTTTGGAAGGCTAATGTCTTTATTTTCAAATATTTTAAAATTCAATTTAAGCAAAATCAAATCTATACAAGCTAAAACTAACAACCTATAAATAAATTTTATCCCACGTCCATTAATTGAACTTGCTAATGAATAGAGGGAAAAATCTTTAATTATTTCCCCAAAAAATCCCAAACTCATTCCTGCCGCAATGATTAGGATGCTTGTATATATGACAAATACAAGGGCTTGTGGGATCCTAAATTGTATTAAAAGAGCATGGACTAGGGAAAAGAAATATAGGAGCAAAACCTGCAAAATGACTAGCTTAAATATTTCCAAAATTATGTTATTCGTTTCAAAATTCCCCAGCAAATAAAGATTTGCGAATTCTTTTGTTGCTTGAGAAATATTAAATCCAAAATTTGAAGATCCTATCCCTACTATTAAGCAAAATAAACAAATACAACCCACATAATCTAAAAGGCTTTTAATAACTTTTGTATGTTTGTTTTTATAAAATTCTTTCCTATTTGTGTACCTTGTTAGGGTGAAGAATATATTTTGTTCAGCTGGACTTTGAATCATCAAAACAAAGCCTAATAAAAAAGGAAAAGTAAAATATCCAGTATAGGAGTCGTTAAACATTATTAGAATCATTTCCCCAAAGTTAAAATTCCCATACTTATATTTAAAGCTAATAAGCTGGCTAAAACTTGCAAGTATTGAACCTGCCACTAATAGATATATAAAGATAATATAGAATTTTTTTAAATCTTTATATTTCTTCATCGTTTTCTATATCCTTTTTAAATTTCAATAAAGATAAAACATAGGCTAGTAATAGGCTTATTAGCAGGTAGGAAATAATAAATACAGGAGTCATGCCTTGTACTCTTGACACATCAAATATTGCCATTGGTTCAAGCTTTGTAAGTCCAAGGAACATTGCAAATAAAGATCCTATTGTTGCTATAATAAAAGGTCCTATCCAAGCGATGAACTTATTTTTAATAAAATAAGACAAGGCAAGACCCACACTGCTATAACAAGCTCCTACAAACCCACAATGTAGAATTATTGCCAATATATAAAGCAAGGCAGATTTATCTATAAGCTTCTTATAGGTGGAAACTCCTGTCATTCCCATATAGGCATCCATATTAAGGTCTTTGGAAAAAAACACAAAGCACCCTATATAAAATATGACCATACCAATAGCGAAAGTTATAAAAGATGTGAGAAAATTTATTATGAAGTTAGAATTGAAATATTTTTTATATCCCATCCTTGCTACAAGATATTTCATCGTTCCACTCTTACTGTTTTCGACATGTTGGGCTGCAAAAGGAAGGGTTGCGATTAGAGGTGCTAAAATTACAAGCAAAGACCTATCCCCGTTATATCCTTGTAAAAATGACATAAGGTAGTCGTGTTTAAAAAAATATTCCATTCCCTCTTCTATAAAGGCAGTTAAAGAAAATATCATAGAAAATAAAATAATGAGTATGGACAAGAAAAACTTTTTGCTTCTCATCACTCTTGAAATTACATTTATCCTATAAGACATATAACCCTCCATTTATCAAAGTACTAACCTTTAAAGTCTTTAAAATCCATCATTATTAATCATAAATTTTTTTAAAAGTATTCTTGCACTTATACCACTCTACTTATTTTAAGAACCTTTCTACTATAATAACGAATGAGGAATAAAAATGTTACAAAACTTCATTTAAAATTTTTATAAAAATTTTAATAATTTATAGGTATAATAAAAACTTAACATATCACGAAAAATAAATTTATACTTTAAAATTGAGCAGAAAAAAAGCGTTGGAATCCAACGCTTATAGTGTGTATGGTGCCGGTGGTGGGACTCGAACCCACACGCCCCGGAGGACAACAGATTTTGAGTCTGTCTCGTCTGCCAGTTCCGACACACCGGCCTAAATGCTTACCAGTATATTATAACACATTTTAGGCTCGATGCAAATTATTTTTTTCTATAATTTTTTTGTATTTTTC
This window of the Anaerococcus mediterraneensis genome carries:
- a CDS encoding RnfABCDGE type electron transport complex subunit B, encoding MGNLLLPVIILAIMGFIFAVALGFVSSKFHVEKSVTEAAVRDALPGANCGACGFPGCDGLAAAIAKGEAPVNGCAIGGPNTTAAVAEAMGVEPVAADDRKVAVVKCNGTNEAAVDKYQYQGLDDCRAQIALFGGKKACNYGCIGCGTCEKACPFDAIHVHDGVALVDRDKCVACGKCVEVCPKNIIELVPFSQKQVVLCSSHDKGKDARANCSNSCIGCTICAKTYPEAFEMDNFLSKEVHGKEFDLELLKTACEKCPNKCITIYE
- a CDS encoding electron transport complex protein RnfA, translating into MAELIKIIIATIFVSNYVLGQFLGICPTLGVTSKVETARGMGYAVIFVIVLATIITWFIQYYILEAFNVQYLQTVVFILVIATLVQSVETVMKKSMPSLYGALGVYLPLITTNCVVLGVAIKTIDKSYNLLQATVYAFAASIGFMIAIMILAYLREKIEYNNMPKAFKGAPISLITLGLMAIAFMGFAGLA
- the rsxE gene encoding electron transport complex subunit RsxE codes for the protein MEKQNKSKPKVNYGKIFADGIIKNNPVLVQMVGMCSVLAISSSLTNAVGMGASVTFVLVMSNLVISLLRNFISDEIRIPAFIVVIAGFVTIVQMLIKAYAPALDKSLGIFIPLIVVNCIILARAEGFASQNGPIPSIVDGISQGLGYTIAISILAFFRELLGAGSLFGVGIIPEQYTIGFMQQPASSFIVLGMIFAAYHAIADKKGK
- a CDS encoding FMN-binding protein, which translates into the protein MNNSLKLGIKLLLITSVTALALAFTNNKTQPIIQARQQEELQESLAVVYQADSYEEVDVEKPDTIEKVYKASGANGDGYVFQILSPGGYGGAIEYLIGVDADHNITGFAPLQQSESAGFGAEMEQDYFKEGMVGVNMDKEVKASASGGENEIVGISGATISTTTILRGINDAREVLSSLN
- a CDS encoding RnfABCDGE type electron transport complex subunit D; translation: MENKQLLVTASPHVRSKRTVSKDMLDVIIALIPAGLVGVYFFGYRALVLILASVITCVLAETVFNKAVKKENTVKDLSAVVTGLLLAYNVPFTLPVWQLVIGAMFAIIVCKMFFGGIGQNIVNPALAARAFLMASWSDTMTKFVPANRVATLKTVSDVSMVTQATPLSSPETYNMMDLFLGNIPGCIGEISTLALLIGACYLLIRKVIHIRIPGTYIVATVVFLAIFGAIFKVEVSADYLLRNILSGGLILGAFFMATDYTTAPMTIKGQYVFACGCGLLTAIIRVKGGYPEGVSYSILLMNLLVPVIEEHTRARIFGKPKVKKGAKNEQ
- the rsxC gene encoding electron transport complex subunit RsxC, giving the protein MAANTVTFAHGVVMEEYKELSENSSLHIAAIPKLVTIPLTQHIGAPSKCIVKKKDEVAVGDMIGQAVGNFSANIHSSVAGTVKDIIDIQTASGKNAQAVVIDTEGFDQEKTYTEKESVDLNKEEIVAKIREAGIVGMGGAAFPAHIKYSPNKPVDTVIVNGAECEPYITCDDYIMKNYPLHIIKGLIQALKAVDAKDGVIAIEDNKPEAYKTMTQALADFAKENNFGANIKVVSMKTKYPQGDEKRLINAILDREVPSGGLPMDVGAIVSNISTVNAIYEALYMDKPLYERIVTVTGKTVKNPTNMRVRIGITFGDLIEEAGGAEEIAKVINGGPMCGIAQPDLTKPIEKSSNCVLVFDSEDAFIDDPYPCIRCGRCVSACPVFLLPNYIHKFALEGRFEKADNEGALDCIECGSCSFVCPSNRPLVEAIKFAKRQIRQAGK
- a CDS encoding lytic transglycosylase domain-containing protein; protein product: MKVIKGIGKAIGFILLAIILLLAVAYGAIAYQTSRTKISYQDEIYKYSEKYNIDPLLTASIIKVESDFQKDAQSDKNAKGLMQLLDETASHAAELTNMEFFPDKLSDVDYNLDLGVAYYDYLYRYYNNRDLALAAYNGGVGNVDKWIKDGTIDPVNPNVLDIPFKETRQYVIRIDANYDVYKKFYKNGLPSKKQLSDLKQLSFDNFMRFIEDISTNIR
- the coaE gene encoding dephospho-CoA kinase (Dephospho-CoA kinase (CoaE) performs the final step in coenzyme A biosynthesis.), translating into MNPSRIVITGSIGSGKSTVSQIIRDLGFKVIDSDKVNKKLLEKGGDNFNAIKNDPDFSQVFHGDILDKKVLAKLIFSDPKLMDKLNKITHPNIIKTIENEIEKTKDPYVFIEIPLYYQMPIRFRADKVIFVESDKHIQAQRLASRDDIDHSYAIEKINKQEDLVDERDTDEIIIKNNETLVDLKKNIKTILKAEKIL
- the polA gene encoding DNA polymerase I, giving the protein MSKTVMLIDGSSLIFRAFFALPNLTNNDGVMTNGVYGFLTMYKNAFDKYKPDYVLVAFDRSSKTFRNEHFKDYKANRDKTPNELSYQFGILKDILDSMGIKHTDLDGFEADDIVGTYAQMAQEKGDKAVLITGDRDYLQLVDDNVVVYLTKKGVSDTVEYTVEKIKEEYGISPKQLIDVKGLMGDKSDNIPGVDGIGEKRALDFIQKYGSIEGLYENLDEISGKKTKENLENGETVAYMSKKIGTIVTNAPVEFDYDDLAIGEVDYDGLKEKFSKYNFNKFLEEIDGEGTKQEVKDFSYKTDGSYDDLIKSIEKNKVFFFKSIYNGDNYIHSEIFKLGIKTKDTEVYILDPNNDFIKDFKKIFEDPTIKKVSFDIKADMVLLNKLGIDLEENYDDVMLMHYLIDPSRSSYDIKTLSQSYLTYEVDNEESIIGKGAKTKNYEDIDQKDLAAFISANINAIEDSLEKVEKQLAEYEMLNLYEEIEKKLTRVLASMEIVGFSTDRDVLEELKADLDKQIEEISKEIYELAGSEFNINSPKQLGEVLFKDLELPVIKKTKTGFSTNQQVLDKLRDKHPIIEKIERYREVYKLRSTYIEGLENAIDDDGRIRSTFRQNIASTGRLSSQEPNLQNLPIKTDEGRLIRKAFKADQGKILIDADYSQIELRILASLSDDKNMQDAFNHGIDIHSQTASEVFKTPLDEVTKLQRSEAKAVNFGIIYGISDYGLSQNLNIPRKQAKDYIDNYKKSYPQIKKYMDDVVKLAKKQGYIESLFKRRRYIPEINSKNFNVRSFGERVALNTPIQGTAADIIKIAMIKTYEKLREEKLDARIILQIHDEIILEAGKDDRKKAMEILKDCMESAASLKVDLLVDIDYGDSMYESK